The Rhododendron vialii isolate Sample 1 chromosome 8a, ASM3025357v1 genome has a window encoding:
- the LOC131298373 gene encoding uncharacterized protein LOC131298373 isoform X2 — MALTAYHLLLGFLILHFQAFPLRNPLQIVQASPLCTQSLHAAKPSARTICGSRNFDVNPSVDVIGFEICSLAHDHVKEKIYCHLKLQQYCGK, encoded by the exons ATGGCACTTACCGCCTATCATCTTCTACTTGGATTCTTAATTCTCCATTTCCAAGCATTTCCCCTACGAAATCCATTGCAAATCGTTCAAGCTTCTCCGCTGTGTACCCAATCACTTCACGCGGCCAAAC CATCTGCTCGTACAATTTGTGGATCAAGAAATTTTGATGTCAACCCTTCAGTAGATGtaattggttttgaaatttgttcaTTGGCACATGATCACGTGAAAGAAAAG ATTTATTGTCACCTGAAACTACAACAATATTGCGGTAAATGA
- the LOC131298373 gene encoding uncharacterized protein LOC131298373 isoform X1 encodes MALTAYHLLLGFLILHFQAFPLRNPLQIVQASPLCTQSLHAAKPSARTICGSRNFDVNPSVDVIGFEICSLAHDHVKEKVANATSIIRQDLLSPETTTILR; translated from the exons ATGGCACTTACCGCCTATCATCTTCTACTTGGATTCTTAATTCTCCATTTCCAAGCATTTCCCCTACGAAATCCATTGCAAATCGTTCAAGCTTCTCCGCTGTGTACCCAATCACTTCACGCGGCCAAAC CATCTGCTCGTACAATTTGTGGATCAAGAAATTTTGATGTCAACCCTTCAGTAGATGtaattggttttgaaatttgttcaTTGGCACATGATCACGTGAAAGAAAAGGTAGCCAATGCCACGTCCATCATTAGACAAG ATTTATTGTCACCTGAAACTACAACAATATTGCGGTAA
- the LOC131298374 gene encoding uncharacterized protein LOC131298374: MSDLVKDILARPIQLADQVIKSCDEATSFKSDCADLKAKTERLAALLRQAARAGPDLYERPTRRIIHEANQVLEKAVFLAHKCRANGLVKRVFTIIPAAAFRKASAQLENSAGDLSYLLRVSSAAVDDGSDDGFLGVGGLPPIAANEPILCLIWEQIAILSTGPVPDRADAASSLVSLANDNVRYGKLIIEEGGVGPLLRLIKEGNATGQESAAKAIGLLGKDYESVEHMIQAGVCSVFAKVLKEGAMKVQAVVAWAVSELVANHPPCQELFAQHNVIRLLVSHLAFETIQEHSRYAISHKSLHAIVVASNNVNSSSNSNGNANGKGTGSSVSEDDDPQSSSKIPPHPLLGGKQASKMHNVVATTMAMSSESKSRLGNGVSQTNHVKSFKTEKNASENHYQVYQQQHQGSALISGKGREYEESKTKAYMKAMAARALWRLAKGNSAICKSITESRALLCFAVLLEKGPEDVQYNSAMALMAITAVAEKDPELRKLAFKPNTPACKAVVDQLVRIIDKADSELLIPCVKAIGNLARTFCASETRVISPLVQLLDEREALVSREACIALAKFACPENYLHLDHSKAIVAAGGAKHLIQLTYFGDKIVQSPAMVLLCYISMHVPDSTEMAEAHVLNVLEWASKQTHVFQDEEAELLLQEAKSRLELYQSRGSRGFP; the protein is encoded by the coding sequence ATGTCGGACTTGGTGAAAGACATCCTAGCAAGACCCATCCAACTGGCCGACCAGGTGATCAAGTCCTGCGACGAGGCCACCTCCTTCAAATCCGACTGCGCCGACCTCAAGGCCAAGACCGAGCGCCTCGCCGCGTTGCTCCGACAGGCCGCCCGCGCCGGGCCCGACCTCTACGAGCGCCCCACCCGCCGCATCATCCACGAGGCTAACCAGGTCCTCGAGAAGGCCGTGTTCCTGGCCCACAAGTGCCGCGCCAACGGCCTCGTCAAGCGCGTCTTCACCATCATCCCCGCCGCCGCCTTCCGCAAGGCCTCCGCCCAGCTCGAGAACTCCGCCGGCGACCTCTCCTACCTCCTCCGCGTCTCCTCCGCCGCCGTGGACGACGGTTCCGACGACGGTTTCCTCGGCGTCGGCGGCCTTCCCCCCATCGCCGCCAACGAGCCCATCCTCTGCTTGATATGGGAACAGATTGCCATCCTGTCCACTGGCCCGGTCCCCGACCGCGCCGACGCCGCCTCCTCCCTCGTTTCCCTGGCGAACGACAACGTCCGCTACGGGAAACTCATCATCGAGGAAGGCGGCGTGGGGCCCTTACTTCGGTTAATCAAGGAAGGGAACGCGACAGGTCAAGAGAGCGCTGCTAAAGCCATTGGGCTTTTGGGAAAGGACTACGAGAGCGTGGAACACATGATTCAGGCAGGGGTGTGTTCGGTGTTCGCCAAAGTACTGAAAGAGGGTGCGATGAAGGTTCAGGCCGTGGTGGCTTGGGCCGTGTCTGAGCTCGTTGCCAATCATCCTCCGTGTCAGGAACTCTTTGCACAGCACAATGTGATACGATTGCTCGTTAGTCACTTGGCTTTCGAGACGATTCAAGAGCACAGCAGGTACGCGATTTCTCACAAATCCCTACATGCTATCGTAGTAGCTAGTAATAATGttaatagtagtagtaattcGAATGGAAACGCGAATGGAAAGGGGACAGGTTCGAGTGTTAGTGAAGATGATGATCCACAGAGCTCTAGTAAAATCCCTCCACATCCATTATTAGGGGGTAAACAAGCTAGTAAGATGCACAATGTTGTTGCCACTACAATGGCCATGAGTAGCGAGTCAAAGTCGCGGCTAGGCAATGGCGTAAGCCAAACCAATCATGTCAAGAGTTTCAAGACTGAGAAAAATGCTAGCGAAAACCATTATCAAGTCTACCAGCAGCAGCATCAGGGTAGTGCTTTGATTTCTGGGAAAGGGAGGGAATATGAGGAGTCTAAGACGAAGGCTTATATGAAGGCAATGGCCGCAAGAGCCCTCTGGCGACTAGCGAAAGGAAACTCGGCCATTTGCAAGAGCATTACCGAGTCTAGAGCTCTGTTGTGCTTTGCGGTGTTATTAGAGAAAGGACCGGAAGATGTGCAGTACAATTCGGCTATGGCGTTGATGGCGATCACAGCAGTCGCCGAGAAAGATCCTGAGTTGAGGAAATTGGCATTCAAGCCCAATACGCCTGCTTGCAAAGCAGTTGTGGACCAATTAGTTAGAATCATTGATAAAGCAGATTCGGAACTTCTTATACCGTGTGTAAAAGCTATTGGAAACCTAGCTAGGACTTTTTGTGCCTCTGAGACGAGGGTGATAAGCCCGTTGGTACAGTTGCTTGATGAAAGAGAAGCACTGGTTTCTAGGGAGGCTTGTATTGCACTTGCGAAATTCGCTTGCCCTGAGAACTATCTCCACCTTGATCACTCCAAGGCTATAGTAGCTGCTGGAGGAGCAAAGCACCTGATTCAGCTTACATACTTTGGGGACAAGATCGTTCAGAGTCCTGCAATGGTTCTTCTTTGTTACATTTCAATGCACGTTCCGGATAGCACAGAAATGGCTGAAGCCCATGTGCTCAATGTGCTTGAATGGGCGTCAAAGCAAACCCATGTGTTCCAAGACGAAGAGGCTGAGTTGTTGTTGCAAGAGGCTAAAAGCAGGTTGGAACTCTATCAATCCAGAGGTTCAAGAGGATTCCCATAG
- the LOC131298375 gene encoding calcium-dependent protein kinase 28 translates to MGSCFSTTKVCGSNSNNSPPAATTNAAVNGQRKESNKPAPITLKNQDGSNHNQQKTQHKKDSKQIKPKRQGGIIPCGKKTDFGYDKDFDKRYTIGKLLGHGQFGYTYVGVDRFNGDRVAVKKIDKNKMVLPIAVEDVKREVKILQALAGHENVVQFHNAFEDDSYVYIVMELCEGGELLDRILSKKDSRYSEKDAAVVVRQMLKVAAECHLHGLVHRDMKPENFLFKSPKLDSPLKATDFGLSDFIRPGKKFLDIVGSAYYVAPEVLKRKSGAESDVWSIGVITYILLCGRRPFWDKTEDGIFKEVLRNKPDFRRKPWPTISNSAKDFVRKLLVKDPRARLTAAQALSHPWVREGGDASDIPLDISVLCNMRQFVKYSRLKQFALQALASTIGAEELADLRDQFDAIDEDKSGAISLEEMRQALAKDLPWKLKESRVLEILQAMDSNTDGLVDFSEFVAATLHVNQLEEHNSEMWEQRSQAAFEKFDVDRDGYITPEELKMHTGLKGSIDPLLEEADIDKDGKISLSEFRKLLRNASMSSSRNVTSPHGHRNSRKI, encoded by the exons atgggTAGCTGTTTCTCGACCACCAAGGTGTGTGGCTCAAACAGCAACAACTCCCCTCCCGCCGCCACCACCAACGCCGCCGTCAACGGACAACGCAAAGAAAGCAACAAGCCGGCCCCAATAACGTTAAAGAACCAAGATGGGTCGAATCATAATCAACAAAAAACGCAGCACAAGAAAGATTCTAAGCAGATAAAGCCGAAGCGGCAAGGTGGGATCATTCCGTGTGGGAAGAAAACGGATTTCGGGTACGATAAAGATTTCGATAAGAGGTACACGATTGGGAAGTTGTTGGGGCATGGACAATTTGGGTATACGTATGTTGGGGTAGACAGGTTCAATGGGGATCGTGTTGCTGTCAAGAAAATTGACAAGAATAAG ATGGTTCTCCCAATTGCTGTCGAGGATGTGAAGCGAGAGGTCAAAATATTGCAAGCCTTAGCTGGCCATGAGAATGTTGTTCAGTTCCATAATGCATTTGAAGATGATTCTTATGTGTATATAGTCATGGA GTTATGCGAGGGTGGCGAATTGTTGGATCGGATTTTGTCCAA AAAAGATAGTCGGTATTCTGAGAAAGATGCAGCTGTAGTTGTACGCCAAATGCTTAAAGTTGCAGCCGAGTGTCATTTACATGGTTTGGTTCACCGTGACATGAAACCAGAG aattttcttttcaaatcacCAAAGTTGGACTCGCCTTTGAAGGCCACAGATTTTGGGTTGTCAGATTTCATAAGACCGG GGAAGAAGTTTTTGGATATTGTTGGCAGTGCCTATTATGTTGCTCCTGAAGTTTTGAAACGTAAGTCAGGGGCGGAATCTGATGTCTGGAGCATTGGCGTAATTACCTACATATTACTCTGTGGAAGGCGCCCCTTTTGGGATAAAACGGAGGATGGTATATTTAAGGAG GTTTTAAGGAACAAGCCGGATTTCCGTCGTAAACCATGGCCAACAATTAGTAACAGCGCAAAAGATTTTGTGAGAAAACTGCTGGTGAAGGACCCTCGTGCAAGACTAACTGCTGCTCAGGCCTTGT CACACCCATGGGTTAGAGAAGGTGGGGATGCCTCAGATATTCCTCTGGATATCTCAGTCCTATGTAACATGCGGCAATTTGTGAAGTACAGTCGCTTAAAACAATTTGCTCTTCAG GCATTGGCTAGCACAATTGGCGCAGAGGAGTTGGCTGATCTTCGAGATCAGTTTGATGCAATTGATGAGGATAAAAGCGGGGCTATTAGCCTTGAAGAAATGAGACAG GCCCTTGCTAAAGATCTTCCTTGGAAGTTGAAAGAATCGCGTGTTCTAGAGATTCTTCAAGCG ATGGATAGTAACACAGATGGACTAGTGGATTTCTCGGAGTTTGTTGCAGCCACTCTGCATGTCAATCAACTAGAGGAACATAACTCGGAAATGTGGGAACAGAGGTCAcaagctgcttttgagaaatttgatgTGGATCGAGATGGATATATAACCCCTGAAGAACTTAAAATG CACACGGGCTTAAAAGGCTCAATAGACCCTCTCCTAGAGGAGGCTGATATTGACAAAGACGGTAAGATAAGTCTATCGGAATTCCGTAAGCTTTTGAGAAATGCGAGCATGAGTTCTTCGAGAAATGTCACTAGTCCACATGGTCACCGGAATTCCCGGAAAATATAG